ATTTCATGAAAACCATCCAATCACTGCTGGTGATTTTCATTAGAACTAATGATGGGCTCCTTGGCAAGGTTCACATGCTCCTCAGCCATCTGATAAAACCAccatgtgccataggcctaaagCAGAAGTAATGATGAAGGGGATAATGTATGGGAACAGTTGCCCAGctcaaactgtttttttcctaaaACTAGAACTACTTTTTGTTTTAGATCTGCTATTCATTAGCAGTCATATCTTATTACCAGGACTTGATCTAAACAAAGTAAAAAGCGCAAGACCTTCACGCAGTTTAACCACccacctttaaaaaaatggtgaATGTCCTTAAAGGAGTCCTTGTGGAATGGTGAGTACTACTTAAGTGTTTATTCAGAGATTAATTACTTGTTAACTTGCTATTATTGCATCTGCTCCAGAAAATATTTCCAGCCGGATGGGAATATATGTACGGGTAATCACATGAGATCGCAACTTGCTAAAGCCCATGTAATGACCATTCGTATGGAAACAGTGTTGCAGCATGCTACACAAAAGCATGCAAAAACATGTCACCTTTCTTACAAAGAAGCGAATAGTGTAGTGAGGGATAGCTGGAAACACCTACCTCTACGTGGGAGGGTAAGTGACATAGCATAGATATGGGAGCAGAGCTGGACTGCTTACAAACAACACTCTGAGTAATGTCTGACAAAAACCACCAGGGGAAAACACTGCTctctaataaggatgaattatttaGCGGTTTTGTTCAGTAAATCTCTAGTTCAAACATGTACCCGCTGCCTGAATGCTATGGTTACTTTACCAGGCAACTAAACAGTTGTTTAAGTGGGTGAATATGTGAATAGcagagggactgaataaaaataacttaaCAGACTTTATTTCATGTATTGAGTATAAAGCCATACAAAAAGATCATTTGACAACCTTGCAGATCAGGGTTAAGagttttatattaaatttcattAAGAAAATGTCTTCATAATTACTCTGGCCTCCTTTCTATAGAATGTTATTTATGCATATAGAATGTTACAAATAAAATTGATTTGGAACATCCATATGCATAAATAACAAGATGAGTGGCCTTTTTAGGTCATGTGGGACTCTCCCTTAAGCTAACATAAGTGCATAAACCCCTTATTTAGATACAGCTGTTTTTTCCACAGTTCAATCACAAATGCTGTGCTTGGGGCCATTGTGTCAGATGCATCAAAATGTAAATGCAATCAGCTGCAAAATTGCACCTACAATCTTTTAAGTCGTGGTGCTTGTGGCAAAATTACTGCTTCCGAATCTTTTGGAGCAATTTCGCTGTTTTGTCACTGGTCACATTAGGATGCTTAGAGCAACTGCCACCTTTGAGGTTGTGGTAATTGcagggttcccctgcattaaCAGAATTTGTTTGAAGAAGCATTGATCTCTGGCAATACGACAGAATATATTCCTAAAGCATGGAATGTAATGGGATGTAACGGTATAGGGCCTTTTGGTATAATGCACAGAGACATTAACCTGCATCTGATTTGCAGCTTGTTTCTGTTTTCAACTTGTAATTTACAGTTACATTGTTAAAGACAACTTGACGAGGATAGCATGCTATAGTACTGAAGTAGTACAGCAATCGTCCGTACTTGTCCTGAGATTATACAGGACTTATTGCTAGATAAAGCTTTTAGTCCAGAAGCTCTTCTTATTTTAGGGAATTACTGgtcaacattttcaaaatatatcacAAATGATCTAGTCATCTCTGCCTCTTTATTTAGATAACCTCACACTGTTTATACTTGTAAATGTTGATAATTTCTTCTCTAATACTTGACTTCATAGACTCTTAAAAAGAGGgggtaaattaaaaaattattttaaagccaCAGGAAACCTGCAGAGCTAAAGATGTGTTGCCAGCTTCCATGTTTAGCTGCATGACATCCATTAGCTGTATCACTTCAGATTGGAAGGTTCCACCAACCAGTGTGAAAATGGAAGTATGGCTTGGCATAAAGCAATCAGTGCCTCTATGCTGCTCTGTATATTAAGAGCTGCTGCTATAAATTTAAATTAAGAGCTGCCCATTTAAGATTTATAATTGCTAATTCATATTACCCCACCATTGCCTATTGCCAGGTTGATTCTCCTGACAAATATACATTAGCTAACATCAACCAGTCTTTGGCTTATACCTGCTAAGTGTATTGTCTTCTAAAACATGTTGTTTCCCTTTACAGCGATCCAGCAATGAAACAGTTCCTCCTGTACTTGGACGAGACCAATGCCTTAGGAAAGAAGTTCATTATCCAAGACCTGGATGACACCCATGTTTTTATCTTGGCTGAAGTAGTTGCTATACTGCAGGAGAAAGTTGGAGAGCTGATGGACCAGAACTCTTTTCCAGTCACACAGAAATAAGGACACTAAGATTAATAATATATTGAAGGTTTTGGCACAGACTTCTCCAGATATGGAGTTTATCAAGAATCTTGTACagtcacatttattattatttgataattTTGTACCATGTTacaaaaagctataaaaagtTGTCATGTTCAGTAATATCCCATTATCTTTTggctacaaataaaaatttttttgatatgTCTTTAATGTACTGTAATGACTTTTTTAAAATCGTTTTTAATGCCCAATAATAAGGTGATAGCCACATTCTGTGCTTGCATGAGGGAAGCTAGCAAGTCCTGTGTTGCTTTATGACTAGAATTCTGCATATACAGGAGAGGAATTTTGCAAGAAGAGGGATGTTTCAGTTCCATTTAATCTAAAAGTCTTATTTACACTTTACTTTAGTCAGTGGTACTACAGCTATTTGGTCTGTTCTATTGTTCCTCCTCAAATGAAGGCGCGAGCACAAGGTGCATGCACTGGTGGATGCGAGATGGGTCCctggagtttgtttttttttgcaggggggtctGGCTCTGTTACATTATGCCACTAAAGTGCAGTCTGGGGTTGTCTGAAAGAGGTATGAGATTGGGACCTGTGGTGTGTTTCTTCTGTTTGAAGATCTGTGTCTAAAATAtaccaaaactatttttt
The genomic region above belongs to Xenopus laevis strain J_2021 chromosome 5L, Xenopus_laevis_v10.1, whole genome shotgun sequence and contains:
- the gtf2h5.L gene encoding general transcription factor IIH subunit 5, producing MVNVLKGVLVECDPAMKQFLLYLDETNALGKKFIIQDLDDTHVFILAEVVAILQEKVGELMDQNSFPVTQK